Below is a window of Planctomycetota bacterium DNA.
TTGGCGAGCGCCCGCGCGATGGCAACGCGCTGCTGCTCGCCGCCCGAGAGTTCCATCGGCTTGTGGCGCGCCCGGGGACCCAAGCCCACCTGTTCCGCCAGCGCCGTCGCCCGCCGCCGACGGTCCCGCCGATGCATGCCCTGGTAGAAGAGCGGCACTTCGATGTTGTCGAGGGCCGAAAGTTGCGGGATCAGGTTGAACGATTGGAACACGAATCCGATCCGCTGGCCGCGCACTTCGCTCAGTTCCCCGTCCGACAGTTGCGACACGTCCTCGCCGCCCAGCAGATACCGCCCGCTCGTCGGCCGGTCCAGGCACCCCAGCAGATTCAGGAGCGTCGACTTACCCGACCCCGACGCCCCCATGATCGCCAGATACTCGCCCTCCTCGATCCGCAGGGTCACCCCCCGCAGCGCCTCCACCACCAGGTCGGCGCCCATCCGGTAACTCTTCTCGAGGTCGACGAGTTCCGCCAGGCTCATGGATCGCTCGGCCTCCCCTCGGCCGGCGCGGGCGCGCCCCCCTGTTTCTCCATCCGGCCTCGCATCGCACGCATCATCTTCTCGCGTTCCTCCGGCGTCGCCGATTCCAACCGCTTGCGCATCGCCTCCACCTTTTCCGGCGTCATGCCCGCCGGCAGCCGCTTCTCTTTCGAATCCGGGGTCTCAGATCTCGGATTGTCTTGCCCCTCGCCTTCGCCGGTTTTCGCCGGCGCCCTTT
It encodes the following:
- a CDS encoding ABC transporter ATP-binding protein, which encodes MSLAELVDLEKSYRMGADLVVEALRGVTLRIEEGEYLAIMGASGSGKSTLLNLLGCLDRPTSGRYLLGGEDVSQLSDGELSEVRGQRIGFVFQSFNLIPQLSALDNIEVPLFYQGMHRRDRRRRATALAEQVGLGPRARHKPMELSGGEQQRVAIARALANDPLIILADEPTGNLDSKTGLDILTIFDDLTARGRTLIVVTHDENIARRTHRVVRLADGRVVTPPTAE